One Turneriella parva DSM 21527 genomic region harbors:
- a CDS encoding ABC transporter ATP-binding protein: MSIRLENVVKSFGEPPTQIIKNVSFELKDGEFVALTGRSGSGKSTLLYMVSSLDNPTSGSVWLQEQNVATMAPQDLHAFRNKQMGFIFQYHYLLPEFTALENVLMPAIKAGTAQQKRAEAIELLKRFDLEARQHHLPSQLSGGESQRVAIARALIMNPRFIFADEPTGSLDSANALNVMQIFQQVNRETGCTIVYVTHDPDFAAMAQKQILLVDGEVNSITLSKHAKTKAAPKSKRAR; encoded by the coding sequence ATGAGCATTCGCCTCGAGAATGTCGTAAAGTCATTCGGCGAACCGCCGACGCAGATTATCAAGAATGTCTCATTTGAGCTGAAAGACGGCGAGTTCGTCGCCCTCACCGGCCGTTCGGGCTCTGGCAAGAGCACCCTGCTCTACATGGTGAGTTCGCTCGACAACCCCACTTCGGGCAGCGTGTGGCTGCAAGAGCAGAATGTCGCGACGATGGCGCCGCAAGATCTGCACGCGTTTCGCAACAAACAAATGGGATTCATATTTCAATACCATTATTTGCTGCCAGAATTCACGGCGCTCGAAAACGTGCTCATGCCGGCGATCAAGGCAGGCACGGCGCAGCAGAAACGCGCAGAGGCGATTGAACTCTTGAAGCGCTTCGACCTCGAAGCGCGCCAGCACCACCTGCCTTCACAGCTTTCGGGCGGTGAATCGCAGCGCGTCGCGATCGCGCGGGCGCTCATTATGAACCCGAGGTTTATTTTCGCGGACGAACCCACCGGCTCGCTCGACTCAGCGAATGCCCTGAATGTGATGCAGATATTTCAGCAGGTCAACCGCGAAACCGGCTGCACGATCGTTTACGTGACACACGACCCCGATTTTGCAGCGATGGCACAGAAGCAGATTTTACTCGTTGACGGCGAGGTGAATTCGATTACTTTAAGCAAGCATGCAAAGACGAAGGCCGCGCCAAAGTCAAAGAGGGCTAGATAA
- a CDS encoding DUF1993 domain-containing protein, whose translation MNIYYDIIAQMAQTMRNLQAILAKAEEHAARLKFEPENYLTLRLFPNMLPFSAQIRILTDASKFAAAYLSGQTPPVTEDNEKTWADYKARLASAISYIESFKPEQFANAAEVKVSLKSFKGKYMTGHDFLICRQSPNFHFHVVTAYNLLRQGGVEVGKGDYLGALPLKD comes from the coding sequence ATGAACATCTATTACGATATTATTGCACAGATGGCGCAGACGATGCGCAACCTGCAGGCAATTCTTGCCAAAGCTGAAGAGCATGCCGCGCGGCTCAAATTCGAACCCGAGAATTATCTCACGCTGAGGCTTTTCCCTAACATGCTGCCGTTTTCGGCGCAAATTCGCATTCTGACCGACGCGAGCAAATTCGCAGCCGCATATCTTTCAGGCCAGACGCCACCTGTCACCGAAGACAATGAAAAAACCTGGGCCGATTATAAAGCGCGCCTGGCCTCGGCGATCAGCTACATCGAGAGCTTCAAACCCGAGCAGTTCGCCAACGCCGCCGAGGTGAAGGTTAGCCTAAAAAGCTTTAAAGGCAAATACATGACTGGCCACGATTTTCTGATCTGCCGGCAGTCGCCGAATTTTCATTTTCATGTGGTGACTGCGTACAACCTGCTACGCCAGGGCGGTGTAGAGGTTGGTAAGGGTGATTATTTGGGGGCGTTGCCGCTCAAAGATTAG
- the argF gene encoding ornithine carbamoyltransferase, with amino-acid sequence MSRSFLSLSSLSSSEFSDLLDRAIAGKRDNGLWGKPLAGKSVALFFEKPSTRTRISFEVGVYQLGGQPIVLTQNDLQLSRGEDIADTARVMRRYVHGIMARVKSHATLEALASYSGIPVINGLSEKFHPCQALADYMTLRENNVPQGGRFVFCGDGSSNMAHSLIIGSAHYGCEIVIATPAELLPDAQVLTIAARLGAQVKITQDAREAAKNADVLYTDVWVSMGQEKEAEAKKRLLGPYQINEELISLAKPSAIILHCLPAHKGEEITEGAFEARNSRIFDQAENRLHAQKAILEFLIK; translated from the coding sequence ATGAGCCGTAGTTTTCTGAGTTTAAGTTCGCTCAGCAGTTCAGAATTTTCTGATCTGCTTGATCGTGCAATCGCCGGCAAAAGAGATAATGGGCTCTGGGGTAAACCGCTCGCCGGTAAATCGGTAGCGCTTTTTTTTGAGAAACCCTCGACCCGCACCCGAATCTCTTTCGAAGTCGGCGTCTACCAGCTCGGCGGGCAGCCGATTGTTCTGACGCAAAACGATCTGCAACTCTCACGCGGCGAAGATATCGCCGACACCGCGCGCGTGATGCGCCGCTACGTTCACGGCATCATGGCTCGCGTCAAAAGCCACGCAACGCTCGAAGCGCTCGCGAGCTATTCGGGCATTCCCGTCATTAACGGCCTCTCTGAAAAGTTTCACCCGTGTCAGGCGCTCGCCGATTACATGACGCTGCGCGAAAACAACGTTCCGCAGGGCGGCCGGTTCGTCTTTTGTGGCGATGGCTCGTCGAACATGGCGCATTCGTTGATTATCGGCTCTGCGCACTATGGCTGCGAAATCGTGATTGCAACCCCGGCCGAACTTCTGCCCGACGCGCAGGTGCTGACGATCGCCGCGCGGCTTGGGGCGCAGGTGAAGATCACTCAAGATGCGCGTGAGGCGGCGAAGAATGCCGATGTGCTTTATACCGACGTTTGGGTTTCTATGGGGCAAGAAAAAGAAGCTGAAGCGAAGAAGAGGCTGCTCGGCCCGTACCAGATTAACGAAGAACTGATATCTCTCGCGAAACCTTCGGCGATAATTCTGCACTGCCTGCCGGCGCATAAGGGCGAAGAAATCACCGAAGGCGCTTTCGAGGCGCGTAACTCTCGCATATTTGATCAGGCAGAAAACCGCCTGCACGCACAAAAAGCAATTCTTGAATTTCTGATAAAATAA
- a CDS encoding SPOR domain-containing protein, whose protein sequence is MKEFYVLNLDWRRMAIIAGGALVALGITLMVGMSIGRGQGERAVAQLNDELAQKPGLPGDPTAKPADKLVIAAGPAAINEPAAAETKPAAVQGDIPLQEDPLVQGPPRKKTARKPVARLGDSSRESEAATPKVRSKKAKVRPADENVELAGKVEHSKKRKAVADSAKTDGVRFTIQVAAFKRAGEASGLISKLKEEGIKARSEKNGGFYLVTVGRSKSKEKLAKALARLKELEYEAYIRKISTDTEET, encoded by the coding sequence ATGAAAGAATTCTACGTGCTCAATCTTGACTGGCGCCGCATGGCGATTATTGCCGGTGGCGCGCTGGTCGCGCTGGGTATTACCCTCATGGTCGGTATGTCTATCGGCCGCGGGCAGGGCGAGCGCGCAGTAGCACAACTGAACGACGAATTGGCGCAGAAACCTGGTTTGCCGGGCGACCCCACCGCTAAACCCGCCGACAAACTGGTGATTGCAGCGGGGCCGGCCGCGATCAATGAGCCTGCAGCTGCAGAGACGAAACCCGCCGCAGTACAGGGGGATATCCCCCTGCAAGAAGACCCGCTCGTACAGGGCCCGCCCCGCAAAAAAACGGCGCGCAAACCTGTGGCGCGTCTCGGCGACTCTTCTCGCGAGAGCGAGGCAGCGACTCCTAAGGTGCGCTCCAAAAAAGCCAAAGTACGGCCTGCTGACGAGAACGTAGAACTCGCGGGCAAAGTTGAGCACTCAAAAAAACGCAAAGCGGTGGCCGATTCTGCAAAGACCGACGGCGTACGTTTCACGATACAGGTCGCAGCGTTTAAGCGCGCCGGCGAAGCGTCGGGTCTTATCAGCAAACTCAAAGAAGAGGGCATCAAAGCACGCAGCGAAAAGAATGGCGGTTTTTACCTTGTGACCGTCGGGCGCAGCAAATCGAAAGAGAAGCTCGCGAAGGCTCTCGCGCGCCTTAAAGAACTCGAGTACGAAGCCTACATTCGCAAAATCAGCACTGATACAGAAGAGACTTAA
- the coaE gene encoding dephospho-CoA kinase (Dephospho-CoA kinase (CoaE) performs the final step in coenzyme A biosynthesis.), translated as MKNPYARVYGLTGVMGSGKSTAAKLLAEAGVIVLDADSIARDVIDPQSDSYADIKLKLIAAFEPLSTEPLFRADGSLVRAALAKVAFADSAKTKKLGEIMHPHIQAEFSRRVAAIPAGRRIVYDVPLLFEGRLHEQVKKTIVVYAPEEICVARAVARAAGQGQKLTADEARARLGQQISIEKKRELADYVIDNSGDLAALRAQVTGLCQKLE; from the coding sequence ATGAAAAATCCGTATGCCCGTGTTTATGGCCTGACGGGCGTTATGGGCAGCGGAAAATCGACTGCTGCGAAGTTGCTCGCAGAAGCCGGGGTCATTGTGCTCGATGCGGATAGCATAGCGCGCGACGTTATAGATCCGCAATCAGATTCTTATGCCGATATTAAGCTGAAACTCATTGCCGCATTTGAGCCTCTGAGCACAGAGCCACTGTTTCGAGCCGACGGCAGCCTCGTCAGGGCTGCGCTGGCGAAGGTGGCGTTCGCCGACAGCGCAAAGACGAAGAAACTCGGTGAAATTATGCATCCTCACATTCAGGCAGAGTTTTCGCGCCGCGTCGCAGCGATACCTGCCGGCAGACGCATTGTCTACGACGTGCCGCTGCTCTTTGAGGGGCGCCTGCATGAGCAGGTGAAGAAGACGATCGTCGTCTACGCGCCCGAAGAAATCTGCGTCGCCCGGGCGGTCGCGCGCGCTGCCGGGCAGGGGCAAAAGCTCACAGCAGACGAAGCGCGCGCGAGGCTGGGGCAGCAAATTTCCATTGAAAAAAAGCGAGAACTCGCCGACTATGTAATAGATAACTCAGGTGATCTGGCTGCACTTCGGGCGCAGGTTACCGGGCTCTGTCAAAAACTGGAATAA
- a CDS encoding AMP-dependent synthetase/ligase, with amino-acid sequence MQKPKTFYDLFAYAAEQKPALETFKIRKKSGVIQGRTFKRIHELVTELAAGLKSAGVAADDRVTLLCDSSPNWILADAAIVAAGAVCVPRGTDVTDDDILYIVGHSESRWAIVQKAKDRDRLLKFQKELPALEKIWVLEDDDSELAAGESSAEELLALGKTALHKDSALVIKLNASADPAKMATIIYTSGTTGAPKGVMLNQTGWLNALGRALEMKVITEKDTALSLLPPWHAFERAVEYGVMMAQCEFMISGINTLRQDLGDFKPTSFPSVPRIWESLYNGIMQKLEKESPVKRNVFYFFLDVGAAWAKHEAIFNGYDLQVKPKPALQQVLDRAASGAVLAALLPLKLASQAVFAPIHQALGGNVSKSASGGSALPQVVDRFLTAIGIKVLEGYGMTETSALISLRDVQKPVSGTVGRPFPGYKIKLKNDLGAEVPLAPGAKGTLWVHSNQLLLGYYKRPELNAVIFDKDGFFDTGDIMVLTAAGDLMFAGRSKETIALAGGENIEPVPIEDKLLASEFIDQVMIVGDDRKTLGAIIVPNFEKVRSHAGIKGIPESQWNDNAQVREIFKNEISQRISAKTGFKSFEQIPKNLFYLVPRQFEIGQELTRTYKLRRTVIKDMYKNEIDSMYS; translated from the coding sequence ATGCAGAAGCCCAAAACGTTTTATGACCTGTTCGCGTACGCCGCAGAGCAGAAGCCCGCGCTTGAGACTTTCAAAATTCGCAAGAAAAGCGGCGTCATTCAGGGCCGCACCTTCAAACGTATTCATGAACTGGTCACCGAACTGGCTGCAGGCCTCAAAAGCGCGGGGGTCGCCGCCGACGACCGCGTCACCCTGCTCTGCGACAGCTCACCCAACTGGATTCTTGCCGACGCAGCCATTGTTGCAGCAGGCGCCGTCTGCGTGCCCCGCGGCACCGACGTCACCGACGACGACATTCTCTACATCGTCGGCCACAGCGAAAGCCGTTGGGCGATTGTGCAAAAAGCAAAAGACCGCGACAGGCTGCTGAAATTTCAGAAAGAACTGCCCGCGCTCGAAAAGATCTGGGTACTCGAAGACGATGACTCTGAACTCGCAGCGGGCGAGAGCTCGGCAGAAGAGCTGCTCGCACTCGGCAAAACCGCATTGCATAAAGACAGCGCGCTTGTTATCAAACTCAATGCTTCGGCTGACCCGGCCAAGATGGCGACGATCATCTATACGAGTGGCACGACAGGGGCACCGAAAGGCGTGATGCTCAACCAGACGGGCTGGCTGAATGCGCTGGGGCGCGCCCTCGAAATGAAGGTGATCACCGAAAAAGATACCGCGCTGTCGCTGCTGCCACCATGGCATGCATTCGAACGTGCGGTCGAATATGGCGTCATGATGGCGCAGTGCGAATTCATGATCTCGGGCATCAACACGCTCCGCCAGGATCTGGGTGACTTTAAGCCGACAAGCTTTCCCTCGGTGCCCCGTATCTGGGAATCGCTCTACAACGGCATTATGCAGAAGCTCGAAAAAGAGTCGCCGGTGAAGCGCAATGTCTTCTACTTTTTTCTCGATGTCGGCGCCGCATGGGCAAAACACGAGGCGATCTTCAATGGCTATGACCTTCAGGTTAAGCCTAAGCCAGCTCTGCAGCAGGTACTCGACCGGGCCGCATCGGGCGCAGTTCTGGCTGCGCTATTGCCGCTAAAGCTGGCCTCGCAGGCGGTTTTCGCGCCGATTCATCAGGCACTCGGCGGCAACGTCAGCAAATCGGCTTCCGGTGGTTCGGCACTACCGCAGGTGGTCGACAGGTTCTTGACGGCAATTGGCATTAAGGTGCTCGAAGGTTATGGCATGACGGAGACTTCGGCGCTTATTAGCCTACGCGACGTGCAAAAGCCCGTGAGCGGCACAGTGGGCCGTCCGTTTCCAGGGTACAAAATTAAGCTCAAGAACGACCTCGGCGCTGAGGTGCCGCTCGCGCCGGGCGCGAAAGGTACCCTGTGGGTGCATTCTAACCAGCTGCTTTTGGGGTATTACAAACGCCCTGAACTCAATGCTGTAATTTTTGATAAAGACGGTTTTTTCGACACCGGTGACATTATGGTTTTGACCGCGGCGGGCGACCTCATGTTCGCAGGTCGCAGCAAAGAGACCATTGCACTCGCGGGTGGTGAAAACATCGAACCCGTGCCGATCGAAGACAAGCTGCTCGCTTCAGAATTCATCGATCAGGTAATGATTGTGGGTGATGACCGCAAAACCCTAGGCGCGATCATCGTGCCGAATTTCGAGAAAGTGCGTAGCCATGCCGGCATCAAGGGCATACCCGAATCGCAGTGGAATGATAATGCACAGGTGCGAGAGATTTTTAAGAATGAAATTTCACAGCGTATATCGGCTAAAACGGGTTTCAAGAGTTTTGAGCAGATACCTAAAAATCTGTTCTATCTGGTGCCGCGCCAATTTGAAATCGGGCAAGAGCTGACACGCACGTACAAGCTGCGGCGCACGGTAATTAAAGACATGTACAAGAACGAGATCGATTCGATGTACAGTTAA
- the amt gene encoding ammonium transporter: MIEKPIIDQLWVLLASGLVLFMQAGFLCVESGLTRTKNSINVAIKNVTDFGVATLFYWLVGFGVMFGASFSGIFGTSNFLVAFNGQGGWLSTFFIFQLVFCGTASTIVSGAVAERMSFTAYLVNTTIISLLIYPVAGHWAWGGALANTGKGWLAAHGFVDFAGSTVVHSVGGWVALAALLLIGARIGRFPEDGPAQKMNPSNLPLAMLGGIILWFGWIGFNGGSTLALNNAVGPIIAKTLLAGAIGMLAALFSGWLKHGYAEATQPLNGSLAGLVSITAGCHAVNEWQAALIGLMGGLLILPTEALLEKLKIDDAVGAIPVHLVGGIWGTLAVGMFGNPQILGTGLSRIDQIGAQLTGIAVVGAFAFSVAYLLLYLLGKIHPLRVTPEDEKTGLNISEHRARTDLIDLFFVMDHQKQTGDLTYDVPVEPFTEVGQIAERYNEVLKKVRETLDENTKAKAEIIEAYTKVQFEQERAEKLLLNVLPEKIASQLKDNREVIANSFPEVSVLFADIVDFTRLAHKFRPEVIVGILNRIFSVFDELVEKYGLEKIKTIGDAYMVVGGLPNPLSNHVEAVANFALESQERLSRFKLKTGDELTMRVGINTGPVVAGVIGKKKFIYDIWGDAVNLASRMESNGIPGMIQITEATAVRLSDRFIVEERGMVDVKGRGAVKAFFLRGRKP; this comes from the coding sequence ATGATCGAAAAGCCGATAATTGACCAACTCTGGGTTCTGCTCGCCAGTGGCCTGGTTTTGTTTATGCAGGCGGGATTCTTATGCGTTGAATCAGGGCTAACCCGCACAAAAAATTCGATCAACGTTGCTATCAAGAATGTGACGGATTTCGGCGTGGCGACGCTGTTCTACTGGCTCGTCGGTTTTGGCGTGATGTTTGGCGCGAGCTTCTCAGGCATTTTCGGCACTTCAAATTTTCTGGTAGCCTTCAACGGACAAGGGGGCTGGCTCTCGACATTCTTCATTTTTCAGCTCGTATTCTGCGGTACCGCGTCGACGATCGTTTCAGGCGCAGTTGCCGAGCGCATGAGTTTCACCGCGTATCTGGTGAACACGACGATCATTTCACTGCTTATTTATCCGGTGGCTGGACACTGGGCATGGGGTGGCGCGCTCGCCAACACGGGCAAAGGCTGGCTTGCTGCGCATGGCTTCGTGGATTTTGCCGGGTCGACTGTCGTGCACAGCGTCGGCGGCTGGGTGGCGCTAGCGGCGCTCTTGCTCATCGGCGCGCGCATTGGCCGCTTTCCCGAAGACGGGCCGGCGCAGAAAATGAACCCGAGCAATCTGCCGCTCGCGATGCTCGGCGGCATTATACTCTGGTTCGGATGGATTGGCTTTAACGGCGGCAGCACGCTTGCTCTCAATAACGCTGTGGGCCCGATTATTGCGAAGACTCTGCTTGCGGGTGCCATCGGCATGCTCGCGGCGCTCTTCTCAGGTTGGCTAAAGCATGGTTATGCAGAAGCAACGCAGCCACTCAATGGTTCACTCGCAGGTCTAGTCTCGATTACGGCCGGCTGTCATGCCGTGAATGAATGGCAGGCGGCTTTGATTGGGCTTATGGGAGGTCTGCTCATTTTGCCCACCGAAGCTCTGCTCGAAAAGCTCAAAATCGACGACGCAGTGGGAGCTATACCCGTTCACCTGGTCGGCGGCATCTGGGGCACGCTCGCCGTCGGTATGTTTGGCAATCCGCAGATTCTGGGCACTGGCCTCAGTCGCATCGACCAGATCGGCGCGCAGCTCACCGGCATTGCCGTCGTCGGCGCTTTCGCGTTCAGCGTCGCTTACCTGCTGCTGTATCTGCTCGGCAAGATACACCCGCTGCGCGTGACCCCTGAAGATGAAAAAACCGGCCTCAATATTTCAGAGCACCGCGCACGTACCGACCTAATCGATCTCTTCTTCGTGATGGACCACCAGAAACAGACAGGTGACCTCACGTACGACGTGCCTGTCGAGCCGTTCACCGAAGTCGGGCAGATTGCAGAACGGTATAATGAAGTCTTGAAAAAGGTGCGCGAGACTCTCGACGAAAATACGAAAGCCAAAGCTGAAATTATCGAGGCCTATACCAAGGTACAGTTTGAACAAGAGCGCGCCGAGAAGCTGCTGCTCAACGTTTTGCCCGAAAAGATCGCCTCACAGCTCAAAGACAACCGTGAAGTCATTGCCAACAGCTTTCCCGAAGTGTCGGTTCTATTTGCGGATATAGTCGATTTCACTAGGCTTGCGCACAAATTCAGGCCTGAGGTCATTGTCGGCATTTTGAACCGCATATTCTCGGTCTTTGACGAGCTCGTTGAAAAGTACGGGCTTGAAAAGATCAAGACAATCGGTGACGCCTACATGGTCGTCGGGGGCTTGCCGAATCCACTTTCAAACCATGTCGAAGCTGTGGCGAACTTTGCGCTCGAAAGCCAGGAACGCCTCAGCCGTTTTAAGCTGAAAACCGGCGACGAACTCACGATGCGTGTGGGCATCAATACCGGCCCGGTGGTCGCCGGTGTCATCGGCAAGAAGAAGTTTATCTATGATATCTGGGGTGATGCGGTTAACCTCGCCAGCCGCATGGAATCAAACGGCATACCGGGCATGATACAGATCACCGAAGCGACTGCCGTACGCCTCAGCGACAGGTTCATTGTCGAAGAGCGCGGCATGGTCGACGTCAAGGGCCGGGGCGCAGTGAAGGCCTTTTTTCTGAGGGGCAGAAAACCCTGA
- a CDS encoding NAD(P)-dependent oxidoreductase: MLILFQDGIPDIFFSALAQRGFTTARFSTATDKAARTFQENPSATAIFFRANFRLNAPLLDLLPQLKLAALVSTGADNVDAQALAQRGIRLTTGEGANARAVFDYVLQALCYGGFDFERDKLGVVGAGSIGSLLIGFFREIGAAVAHYDPFRAETGSLSEVLASDVVTFHVPLTAAGPHATQAMLNAEYFSKVQKPLQIIQASRGGIWNADFYAQLASHPQLKILAQDVYPQEPPHPRDLARARFSTPHIAGYSTRGRLGGIVKGLAALAPELAAAVAYPAGEAWFLENEAERFAAQPQLFNQLRDRYGWRKEFHEYNATEREAFLQKFPQLPQRVRARLFDF; this comes from the coding sequence GTGCTGATACTTTTTCAAGACGGTATTCCCGACATCTTTTTTTCGGCGCTCGCCCAGCGGGGATTCACCACCGCGAGGTTCTCAACGGCCACTGATAAAGCGGCGCGCACTTTTCAAGAGAACCCGTCGGCCACGGCTATTTTCTTTCGCGCCAACTTTCGGCTGAACGCCCCGCTGCTTGATTTACTGCCCCAACTGAAACTTGCGGCGCTTGTTTCAACCGGGGCCGATAATGTCGACGCCCAGGCGCTCGCTCAACGCGGTATTCGGCTGACGACGGGCGAGGGCGCCAACGCCCGCGCCGTCTTCGATTATGTTTTGCAGGCACTGTGTTATGGGGGCTTCGATTTTGAGCGCGATAAGCTCGGCGTTGTCGGCGCGGGAAGCATCGGCTCGCTGCTCATCGGGTTTTTTCGTGAAATCGGTGCGGCTGTTGCGCATTACGACCCGTTTCGGGCAGAGACCGGTTCACTTTCTGAGGTTCTCGCTTCGGACGTCGTGACTTTCCATGTGCCCCTGACAGCTGCCGGGCCGCACGCGACGCAGGCGATGCTGAATGCCGAATATTTCTCGAAAGTACAGAAGCCGTTGCAGATTATTCAGGCGAGCCGGGGTGGTATCTGGAATGCAGATTTTTACGCACAGCTCGCCTCACACCCGCAGCTGAAAATTCTGGCGCAAGACGTGTACCCGCAAGAGCCGCCGCACCCTCGCGACCTGGCCCGCGCGCGGTTTTCGACCCCACACATCGCCGGCTACTCGACGCGCGGGCGGCTCGGCGGCATCGTCAAGGGTCTTGCCGCGCTCGCGCCAGAACTTGCGGCGGCTGTTGCGTATCCCGCAGGTGAGGCCTGGTTTCTTGAAAACGAGGCCGAACGGTTTGCCGCGCAGCCGCAGCTTTTCAATCAGCTGCGCGATCGTTATGGCTGGCGCAAAGAGTTTCACGAATACAATGCCACTGAACGCGAGGCATTCTTACAGAAGTTTCCACAGCTGCCGCAGCGTGTGCGTGCCCGGCTGTTTGACTTCTGA
- a CDS encoding ATP-binding cassette domain-containing protein has protein sequence MIRILDVHINYSQTSALGWSKGLQSGERAHEIVQALRGVTLDLNSNDYVAIIGPSGSGKSTLITAIAGLIAVAKGDVYVDKYKISRAGRGRQAKIRGRYFGIIFQFSEMLGRFTVEENLRFAYVAAHGQIDAGYADRLKYLADKLDMHALMQAYPTKLSGGQLQKTAIARALIKDSPFILADEPSGDLDPESVSRVKKLLREEHDRGKGILLVTHDSKLASDAASVFEMRNGQISALIK, from the coding sequence ATGATCCGCATTCTCGATGTGCATATCAACTACTCGCAAACCTCGGCGCTGGGTTGGTCGAAAGGCCTGCAATCGGGCGAGCGTGCGCATGAGATTGTGCAGGCGCTGCGCGGTGTCACACTCGACCTTAATTCAAACGACTACGTCGCGATTATCGGGCCTTCGGGCAGCGGCAAGAGCACGCTCATCACGGCGATTGCGGGTTTGATCGCCGTGGCGAAAGGCGATGTTTACGTCGATAAGTACAAGATTTCGCGCGCGGGCCGCGGCAGGCAGGCAAAAATACGCGGCCGCTATTTTGGTATCATCTTTCAATTTTCAGAAATGCTCGGCAGGTTTACCGTTGAAGAAAACCTGCGCTTCGCCTACGTGGCAGCGCATGGCCAGATCGATGCGGGTTATGCAGACCGACTGAAATACCTCGCAGATAAACTCGACATGCATGCGCTCATGCAGGCCTACCCGACCAAACTTTCGGGCGGTCAGTTGCAGAAGACCGCAATCGCGCGGGCGCTCATTAAAGATTCGCCTTTCATTCTGGCAGATGAACCGTCAGGTGACCTTGACCCTGAATCGGTGTCGCGCGTGAAAAAATTGCTGCGTGAAGAGCACGATCGTGGCAAAGGTATTCTGCTCGTCACGCACGACAGCAAGCTCGCGTCTGACGCCGCATCGGTATTTGAAATGCGCAACGGCCAGATCAGCGCGCTGATCAAATAA
- the hemN gene encoding oxygen-independent coproporphyrinogen III oxidase, translating to MKARGLTFTPVHANDPMLDNATVQALIARYDSPVPRYTSYPTALEFVPLADSELLNSYRRCEPGRPVSVYIHLPFCENLCLYCGCNVLLSRKIEVLDEYIPLLLAEIDAKTDILEFRPKVSQLHFGGGTPNFLRPGDWDKIFARLRERFIFTDDAEISVELDPMYVSDDYLAHLRSLGMHRVSYGVQDVTPKVLEAVNRPQDIGRIKGVVAASRRLGFSSVNIDLIYGLPHQTLASYRANLDFVGDIRPDRIALFSYAHVPWLKHHQKRMDAAALTQPAEKLLIYLAAREHFASLGYEQIGMDHFGLADDTLTRAFHEKTLHRNFMGYTTQKTLDMLAFGTSAIGFVSGVYMQNHLKLSGYRSAIETGKNWFEKGYVMSDEDRLRHEVITMLMANFHVNFRAIENQFGIQFEVHFADEMQKFQEFAADGHGTLTNESFTASETGSFIIRHIASVFDAYRKSGVAKAFSKAI from the coding sequence GTGAAGGCCCGCGGCTTGACGTTTACGCCGGTGCACGCAAACGACCCCATGCTCGACAATGCCACGGTGCAGGCGCTCATTGCCCGTTACGATTCTCCCGTGCCCCGGTACACCTCTTACCCGACGGCGCTCGAATTTGTGCCGCTCGCCGATTCTGAACTTTTGAACAGCTACCGACGCTGCGAGCCCGGGCGCCCGGTCAGCGTCTACATTCATTTGCCGTTTTGCGAAAATCTATGCCTCTACTGCGGCTGCAATGTGCTGCTCTCGCGCAAAATCGAGGTACTCGACGAATATATACCGTTGCTGCTTGCCGAGATCGATGCCAAAACAGACATTTTGGAGTTCAGGCCGAAAGTCAGCCAGCTACACTTCGGCGGGGGAACTCCCAATTTTCTGCGCCCTGGCGACTGGGATAAAATTTTCGCCAGGTTGCGCGAACGGTTCATCTTCACCGACGATGCAGAGATTTCGGTAGAACTCGACCCGATGTATGTTTCAGACGACTACCTCGCTCACCTGCGTTCGCTCGGTATGCACCGCGTGAGCTATGGTGTGCAAGACGTCACGCCGAAGGTGCTCGAAGCCGTCAACCGCCCGCAGGATATAGGCCGCATCAAAGGCGTCGTCGCTGCCAGCCGTCGGCTCGGCTTTTCGTCGGTGAATATTGACCTTATTTACGGTCTGCCGCACCAGACGCTCGCAAGTTATCGTGCGAACCTCGACTTCGTCGGCGACATTCGGCCCGATCGTATCGCGCTCTTCAGCTATGCGCACGTGCCCTGGCTGAAGCACCACCAAAAACGTATGGATGCTGCGGCGTTGACCCAGCCCGCTGAAAAATTACTCATCTACCTTGCCGCACGTGAACACTTTGCGTCACTCGGGTATGAGCAGATCGGTATGGATCACTTTGGTTTGGCAGACGACACGTTGACCCGCGCGTTCCATGAAAAAACGCTGCACCGCAACTTTATGGGCTACACGACGCAGAAGACGCTCGACATGCTTGCATTTGGCACAAGCGCGATCGGTTTCGTTTCAGGTGTTTATATGCAAAACCACCTGAAACTCAGCGGCTACCGTAGCGCAATCGAAACCGGCAAAAACTGGTTTGAGAAGGGTTATGTGATGTCAGACGAAGACAGGCTGCGGCACGAAGTCATCACGATGCTGATGGCAAACTTTCACGTCAATTTTCGGGCGATTGAAAATCAATTCGGTATTCAATTCGAAGTGCATTTCGCCGACGAGATGCAGAAGTTCCAGGAATTCGCAGCCGACGGCCACGGAACCCTGACGAACGAGTCGTTCACAGCGAGTGAAACAGGCAGCTTTATTATCAGGCATATCGCTTCGGTGTTCGACGCCTACCGTAAGAGTGGTGTGGCCAAGGCATTTTCTAAAGCAATTTGA